A stretch of the Candidatus Jettenia sp. AMX2 genome encodes the following:
- a CDS encoding abortive infection system antitoxin AbiGi family protein yields the protein MNYDYAIHSDFLIHWTGKDIDREYDKNWHESDKSSTRKNANVTDQYINRLRDILTHGLWMTSESESSLEFEGAQITVPETPKTCFTELKVSESRKHARQYGRLGIGVKRPFVFSRSGRPLIYYGFHEKINNDVFLQTCAKEIGNKDLLNFFKPMNSSRTLNYDFYSESEWRIVFLQELLNKNLIIDPRDPKNESAHSYYQTLQPEQQKKLKYLIPLDGWFAMIIYPSLDVKNKAQQDNASSVTQQIQRIKNLNDHGNRVENKNWPIEVDLDACRHF from the coding sequence ATGAACTACGATTACGCCATACATTCTGATTTCCTAATTCATTGGACTGGTAAAGACATTGATCGTGAATATGACAAAAATTGGCATGAATCAGATAAATCGTCTACTAGAAAGAATGCCAATGTAACGGATCAATATATAAACAGGTTACGCGACATTCTTACGCACGGGCTATGGATGACATCGGAATCTGAGAGTTCCTTAGAGTTTGAAGGCGCCCAGATCACCGTTCCAGAAACACCAAAAACTTGTTTTACTGAACTAAAGGTTTCCGAGTCCAGGAAACATGCTCGACAATATGGGCGACTGGGAATTGGCGTTAAGAGACCATTTGTATTTAGCCGCTCTGGCAGGCCCTTGATCTACTATGGATTTCACGAAAAAATAAATAACGACGTATTTTTGCAAACTTGTGCTAAGGAGATTGGCAATAAAGATCTTCTCAATTTTTTTAAGCCAATGAATAGCTCGCGCACCCTAAACTACGATTTTTACAGCGAATCAGAATGGCGAATAGTATTTTTGCAGGAATTACTAAACAAAAATCTAATTATCGATCCTAGAGACCCGAAAAATGAATCCGCACACTCCTATTATCAGACGTTACAACCAGAGCAGCAGAAAAAGCTGAAGTACCTTATCCCTCTTGACGGGTGGTTTGCCATGATCATTTACCCATCATTGGATGTTAAAAACAAAGCGCAACAAGACAATGCCTCATCTGTTACTCAACAAATCCAGAGAATCAAGAATTTAAACGATCATGGCAATAGAGTGGAGAACAAGAATTGGCCAATAGAGGTTGATTTAGATGCTTGTAGGCATTTCTGA
- a CDS encoding integron integrase: MPVEAKPPTNARTAQPPSKARDAKGALVTGVEISATISAAAVAEPSTLFSSPGGKRYNEWRCLEKSKSLAWDQTIEKLVAEIKTRHYSRKTLKTYADWARKFQRYLRDKPPDKLSSVDVKEYLTYLAVECRVASSTQNQAFNALLFLFRHVLQKDFGDQRDVPRAKKSKYIPVVLSRPEIDAILKHLEYPCDTVVNLLYGCGLRLFECLSLRVQNFNFEDGILTVHGKGDKDRTVPLPQTIIPELKTQLETVSELHDKDLAAGYAGVFLVDSLEKKYPAAAKDFIWQWFFPQKELTPVPGIKERRRYHLHESQVQEALKKVVRRAKLTKRVTSHTFRHSFATHLLQANYDIRTIQTMLGHADVKTTMIYTHCVPSKTVKEAKSPLDF, from the coding sequence GTGCCGGTTGAGGCGAAACCTCCCACAAATGCTCGTACCGCGCAACCGCCATCAAAGGCACGAGATGCAAAAGGCGCCCTTGTCACAGGCGTTGAAATCTCAGCCACGATATCAGCGGCAGCCGTTGCAGAGCCGTCCACTTTATTCAGCTCACCGGGGGGAAAGCGCTATAACGAATGGCGTTGTCTGGAAAAATCCAAATCACTGGCATGGGATCAGACCATCGAAAAACTCGTCGCCGAGATCAAAACCAGGCACTATTCTCGAAAAACGCTTAAAACATACGCGGATTGGGCTCGCAAATTTCAACGCTATCTGCGCGACAAACCACCGGATAAGCTTTCCTCTGTTGACGTGAAGGAATATCTCACCTATCTGGCGGTTGAGTGCCGCGTTGCCTCCTCAACCCAGAACCAGGCCTTCAATGCATTGCTGTTTCTTTTTCGACATGTCCTCCAGAAAGACTTTGGCGATCAACGCGATGTCCCCCGCGCTAAGAAATCGAAATATATTCCTGTCGTTCTTTCTCGCCCGGAAATTGATGCAATTTTGAAACATCTCGAATATCCATGCGATACTGTTGTCAATCTGCTCTACGGTTGCGGGCTTCGTCTCTTTGAGTGCCTCAGCCTACGAGTGCAGAATTTCAATTTCGAGGACGGAATTCTCACGGTGCACGGCAAAGGCGACAAGGACCGGACAGTTCCTCTCCCTCAGACTATAATACCTGAGTTAAAAACCCAGTTGGAAACTGTGAGTGAACTTCATGACAAGGACCTCGCGGCAGGCTATGCGGGTGTATTTCTCGTTGATTCACTTGAAAAGAAGTATCCTGCCGCTGCCAAGGATTTCATCTGGCAGTGGTTTTTTCCACAAAAAGAGCTTACGCCGGTTCCTGGCATAAAAGAACGTCGGCGATATCATCTTCATGAATCGCAAGTCCAGGAGGCGTTAAAAAAAGTGGTAAGGCGTGCAAAGCTCACCAAACGCGTCACTTCACATACCTTTCGGCATAGTTTCGCCACGCATCTTTTGCAGGCGAATTACGATATTCGCACGATCCAGACAATGCTGGGCCACGCCGATGTGAAAACGACGATGATTTATACCCATTGCGTGCCGAGTAAAACCGTGAAAGAGGCAAAAAGTCCACTGGACTTCTGA
- a CDS encoding muconolactone Delta-isomerase family protein yields the protein MLFLLKVEIKKMPELPVKDFLGYVIKEWEYFSRFQRRGKILAGGKLSGKRGAAAIIDAESSEEMDEIVSKLPLFPFFTDIEITPLVSMEKALLDTKRIHSLMK from the coding sequence ATGCTGTTTTTGTTAAAAGTAGAGATAAAAAAAATGCCGGAATTACCGGTAAAGGATTTTTTAGGGTATGTTATAAAGGAATGGGAATATTTTTCGCGTTTTCAACGTCGGGGAAAAATTCTGGCCGGAGGAAAGTTATCCGGGAAGAGGGGGGCTGCTGCTATAATAGATGCTGAATCCAGCGAGGAGATGGATGAAATTGTTTCTAAACTGCCGCTCTTTCCGTTTTTTACCGATATAGAGATTACTCCGCTTGTTTCTATGGAAAAAGCCCTCCTGGATACCAAAAGAATCCATTCACTTATGAAATGA
- the fabG gene encoding 3-oxoacyl-[acyl-carrier-protein] reductase, producing the protein MTEFKDKVAIVTGGTRGIGRSIALELAKNGCIVAFNYQKNTEAAGLLTKEIETMGTKAIPFQVDVASFEGARNMVKEVKNTFGRIDFLVNNAGITRDKLLALMGENDWDDVINTNLKSVYNFSKSVITHMIKQKSGSILNITSVSGIMGIAGQVNYSSSKAGMIGFTKALAKEVGKANITVNAIACGFIETDMTAVLPQEYKDKMIEMVPVKRFGKPEDVAKTAIFLLSDNARYITGHVVNVDGGLAM; encoded by the coding sequence ATGACGGAATTTAAAGATAAAGTAGCAATCGTTACCGGTGGTACCCGGGGTATTGGCAGGTCAATTGCTCTGGAATTGGCGAAGAATGGCTGTATTGTTGCCTTCAACTACCAGAAAAATACTGAAGCTGCCGGTCTCCTGACAAAGGAAATCGAAACAATGGGCACGAAGGCTATTCCCTTTCAGGTAGATGTTGCCAGTTTCGAAGGCGCCAGAAATATGGTAAAAGAGGTAAAGAATACATTCGGAAGGATTGATTTCCTGGTAAACAATGCAGGCATCACACGTGATAAACTCCTTGCTTTAATGGGAGAGAACGATTGGGATGATGTTATCAATACAAATCTGAAGAGTGTTTATAATTTTTCCAAATCAGTTATTACCCACATGATCAAGCAAAAATCCGGCAGTATTCTGAATATAACTTCAGTTAGCGGCATAATGGGAATAGCAGGGCAGGTAAACTATTCTTCTTCCAAGGCTGGTATGATTGGATTCACAAAGGCCCTTGCCAAAGAGGTAGGGAAGGCAAATATTACCGTAAATGCTATTGCATGTGGTTTTATTGAAACGGACATGACCGCTGTCCTGCCACAGGAATATAAGGATAAGATGATTGAAATGGTTCCTGTAAAAAGATTTGGTAAACCGGAGGATGTTGCCAAAACAGCTATCTTCCTCTTATCAGATAATGCCAGATATATAACAGGCCATGTGGTCAATGTAGACGGTGGTTTGGCAATGTAA
- a CDS encoding enoyl-CoA hydratase/isomerase family protein: protein MKDIRMNRGDTSGYNHIEFEEIDIDAGKAIGIIYLKKPPRNSIGSWLLDAVYDKMDQYEGDDKIGAIILASKLRGVFSDGADRDELFGSWISGLVAEKNYERFRRAHEMFTEIENCKKPVIAAINGVTIGAGLELAMLCDLRIASDIAFFSMPEAKPELSIIPGLGGTQRLPRLIGATRAKEMLFFGKMIRAGTAMEWGLINQIVPHKGVMEHTITLTKILLERDARALKEIKKCINFATENDISKGIEYEVGLFSEIMRLKLLKKQS from the coding sequence ATGAAAGACATACGCATGAATCGTGGCGATACCTCCGGGTATAACCACATAGAATTTGAAGAAATTGATATCGATGCCGGCAAGGCCATTGGCATTATTTACCTGAAAAAACCTCCCAGAAATTCTATAGGTTCATGGCTTCTTGATGCCGTCTACGACAAAATGGACCAATATGAAGGCGACGACAAGATTGGCGCCATTATTCTTGCCAGTAAACTGAGAGGTGTCTTCAGCGATGGCGCCGACCGCGACGAACTGTTTGGTTCATGGATATCCGGTCTTGTCGCGGAAAAGAATTATGAGCGATTCCGCAGGGCACATGAGATGTTTACAGAAATTGAGAACTGTAAAAAACCTGTTATTGCTGCCATTAACGGTGTTACCATTGGTGCCGGCCTGGAGCTGGCGATGTTATGTGATTTACGCATTGCCTCTGATATTGCATTTTTTAGCATGCCGGAGGCAAAACCGGAATTGAGCATTATTCCGGGTTTGGGCGGCACCCAGCGGCTTCCTCGTCTTATTGGGGCAACCCGCGCGAAGGAGATGCTGTTTTTTGGTAAAATGATACGTGCCGGAACAGCCATGGAATGGGGGCTGATTAACCAAATTGTACCGCATAAAGGGGTAATGGAGCATACCATTACCCTCACAAAAATCCTTCTGGAACGGGATGCGAGGGCGCTGAAAGAGATAAAAAAATGCATTAACTTTGCTACAGAAAATGACATCTCAAAAGGAATTGAGTATGAAGTAGGTCTTTTTTCAGAAATAATGCGGTTAAAACTCCTGAAGAAACAAAGTTAA
- a CDS encoding FAD-dependent oxidoreductase: MSKLFDKIPIGNMTLKNRLIMSAMDLGFTSDGAINDKIIHFYAERAKGGVGFIVVGGCYPEIGGKVWKSIIGLDKDELIPGLKRLTDAIHAYDVRVAAQLLHGGRSASSLFTKMRPVSPSPLTHRNIKQEPHALTVPEIKKVIDGYAGATIRAKKAGFDAVELHGGMGYLINQFLSKATNKRTDEYGGSLENRTRFARELIIAIKEEAGKDYPVIFRLSGDDFVEEGLKIGECTEIARMLEQAGADAFNVSPGWHESKTPIMIMIIPRMAYVFLAEKIRSQVKVPVIASVRINDLRLADEILINEQADLISIGRPLIADPELPEKYKNGQFDDIRMCIACNQGCFDSLLNFKAVSCTYNAMAGHEDEYKITRTVRPKKVVVVGGGPAGMETARVLALRGHNVTLYERANQLGGQLRYAFLPPGREEIQNIITYLEKQISKNNVTIKTGKEADLQTLQEESPDVVVVATGGHPVLPGIPGVNGKNVYTASSILEGNISVGKDVVIIGGGTVGCEVALYVAKLGTMRPDVVCFLLKHKVIDADDAIRYTAKGNRNVTILEMKAKTGGGFGISTRWIIRQELRDAGVNELTGVRVKEIVNSGDENRGVTYEKDGQDHFIRADAIIIAAGYSSNNDLQKQIEGKFPETYCIGDCVKVRTALEAIHEGFQVALKI; the protein is encoded by the coding sequence ATGAGCAAATTATTCGACAAAATACCTATCGGGAACATGACCCTGAAAAACAGGTTAATTATGTCAGCCATGGACCTGGGATTTACCTCAGATGGTGCTATTAATGACAAGATCATCCATTTTTACGCAGAAAGGGCGAAGGGCGGTGTCGGATTCATCGTTGTAGGCGGGTGTTATCCGGAGATAGGCGGCAAGGTTTGGAAAAGTATCATTGGCCTCGACAAAGATGAGTTGATTCCGGGGCTGAAAAGGCTAACAGATGCAATTCATGCCTATGACGTGCGGGTAGCAGCACAGCTTCTACATGGCGGACGGAGTGCATCGTCTCTTTTTACCAAGATGCGGCCTGTTTCGCCGTCTCCTTTAACGCACCGGAATATCAAACAGGAACCTCATGCCCTTACAGTTCCAGAAATCAAAAAGGTCATTGACGGGTATGCCGGCGCAACCATAAGAGCGAAGAAGGCCGGTTTTGACGCTGTTGAACTCCACGGCGGAATGGGATACCTTATTAACCAGTTCCTTTCAAAAGCTACGAATAAACGCACCGACGAATATGGCGGCAGTCTGGAAAACAGAACCCGTTTTGCCAGGGAATTAATCATTGCTATAAAAGAGGAAGCCGGGAAGGATTATCCCGTTATTTTCAGGTTGTCAGGAGATGATTTTGTTGAAGAAGGGCTTAAGATCGGGGAATGCACGGAAATTGCCAGGATGTTAGAGCAGGCGGGTGCAGATGCCTTCAACGTATCGCCTGGGTGGCATGAAAGTAAAACGCCTATTATGATCATGATCATTCCACGTATGGCCTATGTATTTCTTGCAGAAAAAATCAGGTCGCAGGTAAAGGTACCGGTGATTGCCTCGGTCAGGATAAACGATCTCAGACTTGCAGATGAAATTCTGATTAATGAACAAGCTGACTTAATCTCCATTGGCAGGCCTCTCATTGCAGACCCTGAGTTACCGGAGAAATACAAAAACGGACAGTTCGATGATATCAGGATGTGTATTGCCTGTAACCAGGGGTGTTTTGATTCTCTTTTGAATTTCAAGGCTGTTTCCTGCACGTATAACGCAATGGCAGGACATGAGGATGAATATAAGATAACCAGAACCGTGAGGCCTAAAAAGGTTGTTGTTGTAGGGGGAGGTCCTGCCGGCATGGAGACTGCACGGGTGTTGGCATTGCGCGGGCACAACGTAACGCTCTATGAGCGGGCAAATCAGCTTGGCGGCCAGTTACGCTATGCCTTTCTTCCTCCTGGCCGTGAGGAAATACAAAACATTATAACGTATCTGGAAAAGCAAATTTCAAAAAACAATGTAACGATAAAAACAGGAAAAGAAGCTGACTTACAAACCTTACAGGAAGAATCTCCGGATGTGGTAGTTGTGGCTACAGGCGGACATCCTGTACTACCCGGTATTCCCGGTGTAAACGGGAAGAATGTATATACTGCCAGTAGTATACTGGAAGGAAATATTTCTGTGGGGAAGGACGTTGTTATCATCGGTGGCGGAACGGTAGGGTGCGAGGTGGCTTTGTATGTGGCTAAATTAGGAACTATGAGGCCGGATGTCGTTTGTTTCCTCCTCAAACATAAAGTGATTGATGCTGATGATGCAATCAGATATACTGCAAAAGGGAACCGGAATGTTACGATCCTGGAAATGAAGGCAAAGACCGGGGGGGGGTTCGGCATTTCTACCCGGTGGATTATCCGGCAGGAATTGAGGGATGCCGGAGTAAACGAGTTAACAGGAGTAAGGGTAAAAGAGATTGTAAATTCCGGGGATGAAAACAGGGGCGTGACTTATGAGAAGGACGGTCAGGATCATTTCATTAGGGCCGATGCTATTATTATTGCTGCGGGATACAGTTCCAATAACGATCTTCAAAAACAAATAGAAGGAAAATTTCCGGAGACCTACTGCATTGGTGATTGTGTTAAGGTGCGTACCGCATTGGAAGCTATTCACGAAGGTTTTCAGGTTGCTTTGAAAATTTAA
- a CDS encoding metal-dependent hydrolase, whose product MKITYHGHSCFLIEGNKQSVIFDPFLKDNPLAKIKPGDIKTDAILVSHGHSDHVGDAVEISKNNDAVIIAPFELANYLQGKGAKSHPMHIGGSYHFPFGTVKLTIAHHGSTTEAGATGNPCGFILNMDGKVVYHAGDTGLFLDMKLIGEMNSIDVALLPIGDNFTMGIPDALKAVEFLRPKIVIPMHYNTFDMIKQDPKQFIDGLKGSPTKGVLLLPGESMDI is encoded by the coding sequence ATGAAAATCACCTATCATGGCCATTCCTGCTTTTTGATCGAAGGAAACAAACAAAGCGTTATTTTTGATCCATTTCTTAAGGATAATCCGCTCGCAAAAATCAAACCCGGCGACATAAAAACAGATGCGATTCTTGTAAGCCACGGCCACTCCGACCATGTCGGAGATGCGGTAGAAATCAGTAAAAATAACGATGCCGTTATTATTGCACCTTTTGAACTGGCAAATTACCTTCAGGGCAAAGGGGCAAAAAGCCATCCGATGCACATCGGCGGCAGTTACCATTTCCCCTTTGGAACCGTAAAGCTGACGATTGCACATCACGGCTCCACAACAGAAGCGGGCGCTACGGGGAATCCGTGCGGTTTTATTCTGAATATGGACGGCAAGGTTGTATATCATGCCGGTGATACAGGCCTCTTCCTGGATATGAAGCTTATTGGTGAAATGAATAGCATAGACGTAGCATTACTCCCGATAGGCGATAATTTTACTATGGGAATTCCGGACGCATTAAAGGCGGTTGAATTCCTCCGGCCAAAGATTGTAATCCCCATGCATTACAATACCTTTGATATGATAAAACAGGATCCAAAACAATTTATTGACGGTCTGAAGGGTTCTCCAACAAAAGGCGTATTGCTGCTGCCGGGGGAAAGTATGGATATTTAA